A part of Gemmatimonas groenlandica genomic DNA contains:
- the fliW gene encoding flagellar assembly protein FliW yields MSHAVMDQQDRSTTTYTITSPAVGTIEVSGDAVMHFTEALWGFPERTTYALLPAARQGLWWLLSVDEPQTTFVLADPFVGHTDYGIDLGDSERDALQIVEPTDALALVMVALPMTSSEPVTGNFRAPIVFNISKGLAQQIVNRDEQYSLREPMDLSAYPVAEDGLRLS; encoded by the coding sequence ATGAGTCACGCCGTCATGGACCAGCAGGATCGCAGCACCACGACGTACACGATCACGTCGCCGGCCGTTGGCACGATCGAAGTGAGCGGAGACGCTGTGATGCATTTCACGGAAGCGTTGTGGGGTTTTCCGGAGCGTACCACCTACGCGCTGCTCCCCGCGGCGCGTCAGGGACTCTGGTGGTTGCTCTCGGTCGACGAGCCGCAGACGACGTTCGTGCTGGCCGATCCCTTTGTCGGGCATACCGACTACGGCATCGACCTCGGTGACTCGGAGCGCGACGCGCTGCAGATCGTCGAGCCGACCGATGCGCTGGCGCTGGTGATGGTCGCGTTGCCGATGACGTCGAGTGAGCCGGTCACCGGAAATTTCCGTGCACCGATCGTGTTCAACATCAGCAAAGGCCTCGCGCAGCAGATCGTCAACCGTGACGAGCAGTATTCGTTGCGAGAGCCGATGGATCTGTCCGCGTATCCGGTGGCGGAAGACGGGCTGCGGCTGTCGTAA
- a CDS encoding flagellin: protein MRVTNSIITRNSQSRLQANLQGLDRIRDDISSGIRLRKMSDNPTSGGELVRIGSSMRALSQFKRNVDSGNARASAEENVLDQLTNALTRGIELGIGQASATANPQSRLIVKAEVDQLINLAANLGNTRIGDEYLFGGNRAGEAPFATPAPATGSFSQLTLAGNPVNPSGNITLEIGDNRFVTPTHNGTEVFLDTDALESLRALSTALGNNDPTAIQAAADRITTANSNVQSLIGTQGARINELEMATVNLDLMELNLKAFRSDLRDTEIDKAMVELVGKQTLYQAAMSATSRILGLSLANYL from the coding sequence ATGCGCGTCACCAACTCGATCATCACCCGGAACAGCCAATCGCGCCTGCAGGCCAACCTGCAGGGGCTCGATCGCATTCGGGATGACATCTCTTCTGGCATTCGCCTGCGGAAGATGTCCGACAACCCCACCAGCGGCGGTGAGCTCGTGCGTATCGGCAGTTCGATGCGCGCGCTTTCGCAGTTCAAGCGGAACGTCGACAGCGGCAACGCCCGCGCCTCCGCCGAAGAGAACGTGCTGGACCAGCTCACGAACGCGCTCACGCGCGGTATCGAGCTCGGCATCGGGCAGGCCAGTGCGACGGCCAATCCGCAGTCACGCCTCATCGTCAAAGCCGAGGTCGATCAGCTGATCAACTTGGCGGCGAACCTTGGCAACACGCGCATCGGCGACGAATATCTGTTCGGCGGCAATCGCGCCGGAGAAGCTCCATTCGCCACGCCCGCGCCGGCGACCGGCAGCTTCTCGCAGTTGACGCTGGCGGGGAATCCGGTCAATCCGAGCGGAAACATCACGCTCGAGATCGGTGACAATCGGTTCGTCACGCCGACGCACAACGGTACGGAAGTCTTCCTCGATACCGATGCCCTCGAGTCGCTTCGCGCGCTCTCTACGGCGCTCGGCAACAACGATCCGACGGCGATTCAGGCAGCAGCAGACCGCATCACGACGGCAAATAGCAACGTGCAGTCGCTGATCGGTACGCAGGGTGCGCGCATCAACGAGTTGGAAATGGCTACGGTCAACCTCGATCTCATGGAGTTGAACCTCAAGGCGTTCCGCTCGGACTTGCGCGATACAGAAATCGACAAGGCGATGGTCGAACTTGTAGGCAAGCAGACGCTATATCAGGCGGCGATGAGCGCGACTTCGCGTATCCTCGGACTCAGCCTGGCCAATTACCTCTGA
- a CDS encoding sigma-54-dependent transcriptional regulator translates to MATILYVDDEPSVGLILEDSLAQSGHTPIGARSVPEALQILERGGIDLIISDYRMPGLTGLEFIQLLTREGYDIPLIMLTGHASIEHAVASIKAGAIDYITKPVRPQQLELAVDQALEFVRLRRENETLRKEVMQFRNERQIIGDSPAIRRILQTVSMAAPTRATVLLQGESGTGKELFARAIHDQSERRDKPFIKLNCAALPEGLVESALFGHEKGAFTGAIKRVEGAFERANRGTLLLDEISEMRLDLQAKLLRVLQEQEFERVGGTSPIKVDVRIVATTNRDLASEADHGTFRQDLYYRLSTIPVLIPPLRDRPEDIAVLALRFAMRTAAELGKKIDGISPDALESMQQYPWPGNIRELQHVIERAVILTPDPMIHAHCLEGTRFGLAHSLGSPSIRTRSIPTPGTVPAVTTGTTPAAGMAIGGATNGNIALASLNVADAERVLIQHALAAADNNRTKAAELLGISVRTLRNKLNGPGKDADGDEE, encoded by the coding sequence ATGGCCACAATTCTGTACGTTGATGACGAGCCAAGCGTCGGGCTGATTCTCGAGGATTCGCTCGCCCAATCCGGCCATACGCCGATCGGCGCCCGAAGCGTGCCGGAAGCGCTCCAGATCCTGGAGCGGGGTGGCATCGACCTGATCATCTCCGACTATAGAATGCCGGGGCTGACGGGGCTGGAGTTCATCCAGCTGCTCACGCGGGAGGGGTACGACATCCCCCTGATCATGCTCACGGGCCACGCCAGCATCGAGCACGCCGTCGCCAGCATCAAGGCGGGGGCGATCGACTATATCACCAAGCCCGTCCGTCCTCAGCAGCTCGAGCTGGCGGTGGATCAAGCGCTCGAGTTCGTGCGCCTGCGGCGCGAGAACGAGACGCTCCGCAAGGAAGTGATGCAGTTCCGGAACGAACGGCAGATCATCGGCGACTCGCCGGCGATCCGCCGGATCCTGCAAACGGTGTCGATGGCCGCACCCACCCGCGCTACGGTGCTGCTGCAGGGCGAGTCGGGCACGGGTAAGGAACTCTTCGCCCGAGCCATTCACGACCAGAGCGAGCGCCGCGACAAGCCGTTCATCAAGCTCAACTGCGCCGCGCTCCCTGAGGGACTGGTCGAGTCGGCCCTGTTCGGCCACGAAAAGGGCGCCTTTACCGGCGCCATCAAACGGGTCGAGGGTGCGTTCGAGCGGGCCAATCGCGGCACGCTGTTGCTGGACGAAATCTCGGAGATGCGCCTCGATCTGCAGGCCAAGCTGCTCCGCGTGCTCCAGGAACAGGAGTTCGAGCGGGTCGGCGGCACGTCGCCCATCAAGGTGGATGTGCGCATCGTGGCCACCACCAATCGCGATCTGGCCTCCGAGGCCGACCACGGGACGTTCCGGCAGGACTTGTACTATAGACTGTCCACGATCCCCGTGCTGATCCCACCGCTGCGCGATCGGCCCGAGGATATCGCGGTCCTGGCGCTTCGCTTCGCAATGCGCACGGCGGCCGAGCTTGGCAAGAAGATCGACGGCATCTCGCCCGACGCCCTCGAATCGATGCAGCAGTACCCGTGGCCTGGCAACATCCGCGAATTACAGCATGTGATCGAGCGCGCCGTGATTCTCACGCCGGACCCGATGATCCACGCGCACTGCCTGGAAGGGACGCGGTTCGGCCTGGCCCACTCACTCGGCTCGCCGTCAATTCGCACACGCTCGATCCCCACGCCCGGTACGGTTCCGGCGGTAACGACCGGTACCACCCCCGCCGCCGGGATGGCCATTGGCGGTGCGACCAACGGCAACATCGCCTTGGCGTCGCTGAATGTGGCCGATGCCGAACGAGTGCTTATTCAGCATGCGCTGGCAGCTGCCGATAATAACCGTACGAAGGCAGCCGAACTGCTGGGCATCAGCGTGCGCACTCTCCGCAACAAGCTCAACGGTCCCGGCAAGGACGCCGACGGCGACGAGGAGTAG
- the flgC gene encoding flagellar basal body rod protein FlgC, whose protein sequence is MSIDPTRRPALLPIPGQQTIRPMFRSLGIAASGLSAQRQRMETIAQNMANADVTRGPDGQPYKRKDVVMEAATSQNALYNSENFASTMGTAAASNSVFGSNAFEVATSDSRKAIEVPVLPTTGGVNGTIGGEFGVRVAGLAEDQGEGRLVYEPGHPDANDAGYVRYPDIDTTQEMVKLMDAKRIFEANAAVFQTAKSMLRASIDI, encoded by the coding sequence ATGTCGATTGATCCGACGCGCCGCCCCGCCCTGCTCCCGATCCCGGGGCAGCAGACGATCCGCCCGATGTTTCGCTCCTTGGGCATCGCCGCCAGCGGACTCAGTGCCCAGCGCCAGCGCATGGAGACGATCGCCCAGAACATGGCGAACGCCGATGTCACCCGCGGCCCCGACGGTCAGCCATACAAGCGGAAAGACGTCGTGATGGAAGCGGCGACGTCGCAGAACGCGCTCTACAACTCCGAGAATTTCGCGTCGACCATGGGCACGGCCGCCGCCAGCAACAGTGTGTTCGGCAGTAACGCCTTCGAAGTGGCGACCAGCGACTCCCGCAAAGCGATCGAAGTGCCCGTGCTGCCGACGACCGGCGGCGTGAATGGCACGATCGGCGGTGAGTTCGGCGTCCGCGTGGCGGGCTTGGCGGAAGATCAGGGTGAAGGCCGTCTCGTGTACGAGCCCGGCCACCCCGACGCCAACGACGCCGGCTATGTGCGCTACCCCGACATCGATACGACGCAGGAAATGGTCAAGCTGATGGATGCGAAACGCATCTTCGAAGCGAACGCCGCCGTCTTTCAGACCGCCAAGTCCATGCTGCGCGCGTCGATCGACATCTGA
- the fliE gene encoding flagellar hook-basal body complex protein FliE: protein MQNRIDLLTRAMPEFGGRDTGLSKQVPVIGEGENSFGNTLTKAINEVSDARDRAGDLTQRFAAGENVELHQVMAASEEAGLALDMMIELRNKVVEAYRSVIAMQS, encoded by the coding sequence ATGCAGAATCGAATCGATCTTCTTACGCGGGCGATGCCCGAGTTCGGCGGACGCGACACCGGCCTCTCCAAGCAGGTGCCGGTCATCGGTGAAGGCGAGAACTCGTTCGGTAACACGCTCACCAAGGCCATCAACGAAGTGTCCGACGCGCGCGATCGCGCGGGCGACCTCACGCAGCGGTTCGCCGCCGGTGAGAACGTCGAGCTGCACCAGGTGATGGCAGCCAGTGAAGAAGCAGGTCTCGCGCTCGATATGATGATCGAGCTCCGGAACAAGGTCGTCGAGGCCTATCGGTCCGTCATCGCCATGCAGTCCTGA
- the fliF gene encoding flagellar basal-body MS-ring/collar protein FliF, which produces MNSLMESLFGRMGNGRQIAIIAVGVVATALVFGVSRWATQPTMVPLYADIPVENVKAMTDKLTETGIVYELDRTGSTIMVASADLARARVNLAAEAMPTGGRPGLELFDKPSWGMTDFTQKVNYRRALEGELERTIGKLKNVEMVQVHLALEDAQMFKANERPSKASVTLKMAGGETPRAETVHGIASMVANSVGGLDPEHVTIVDERGQALTLEDEGSVAGLSSRQLSVQREVETYMEQKADKLLNSLVGAGNARVQVAASINFDKVERTVQAVDPERQALSTEQKAEVTPSNPSQGAGYSTTATSYENTKSVESFSGAIGNLKKLTVAVLVADKVTMPVLDTTLKTAQAPIITVRTPEEIARIETLVRNALGVDSTRGDMISVVSAPFDMPTPIVQRDTVLPPQDMVAKLQANPKPVVAIAALVVLLVIALVSVSALKPKKSKAVAGGTPNLLPPNAGYPELPASSQMQSAMQGMNEYEEELEEPKRPVRLPPPPTTPEREQAMATVDQRPDAAVRVMRGWLRS; this is translated from the coding sequence ATGAACTCCCTGATGGAATCTCTCTTCGGACGCATGGGCAACGGACGGCAGATCGCGATCATCGCGGTCGGCGTCGTGGCCACGGCGCTCGTGTTCGGTGTGTCGCGCTGGGCGACGCAGCCGACGATGGTGCCGCTCTATGCGGACATCCCCGTCGAGAACGTGAAGGCGATGACCGACAAGCTCACCGAGACCGGCATCGTGTACGAACTCGATCGCACCGGTTCGACGATTATGGTGGCGAGCGCCGATCTGGCGCGCGCCCGCGTGAATCTGGCGGCGGAAGCGATGCCGACAGGCGGACGCCCGGGCCTCGAGCTGTTCGACAAGCCGTCGTGGGGCATGACGGACTTCACGCAGAAAGTGAACTATCGCCGCGCCCTTGAGGGAGAACTCGAGCGTACGATCGGCAAGCTGAAGAATGTCGAGATGGTGCAGGTGCACCTCGCGCTCGAAGATGCGCAGATGTTCAAGGCGAACGAGCGGCCGAGCAAGGCGTCGGTGACGCTCAAGATGGCCGGTGGCGAGACGCCGCGCGCCGAAACGGTGCACGGTATTGCGAGCATGGTGGCGAATAGTGTGGGCGGCCTCGACCCCGAGCACGTGACGATTGTCGACGAGCGCGGACAGGCCCTCACGCTCGAAGACGAAGGCTCGGTGGCCGGTCTCTCCAGCCGTCAGCTGTCGGTGCAGCGCGAAGTCGAGACGTACATGGAGCAGAAGGCCGACAAGCTGCTCAACAGCCTCGTCGGCGCCGGCAACGCCCGCGTACAGGTGGCCGCCTCGATCAACTTCGATAAAGTCGAGCGCACCGTGCAGGCCGTCGACCCCGAGCGCCAGGCACTCTCCACGGAACAGAAGGCGGAAGTGACGCCGAGCAATCCTTCGCAGGGCGCCGGCTACAGCACGACCGCGACGTCGTACGAAAACACCAAAAGCGTCGAGAGCTTCAGCGGCGCGATCGGCAATCTCAAGAAGCTGACCGTCGCAGTGCTCGTGGCGGACAAGGTGACGATGCCGGTGCTCGACACCACGCTAAAGACGGCGCAGGCGCCGATCATCACGGTGCGCACGCCCGAAGAAATCGCCCGCATCGAAACGCTCGTGCGCAATGCGCTCGGCGTCGACTCGACGCGCGGCGACATGATCTCGGTGGTCAGCGCACCGTTCGACATGCCGACCCCGATCGTGCAGCGCGACACGGTGCTCCCGCCGCAGGACATGGTGGCCAAGCTGCAGGCGAACCCGAAGCCGGTCGTCGCGATCGCCGCGCTCGTGGTATTACTGGTCATCGCGCTCGTGAGTGTGAGCGCGCTCAAGCCCAAGAAGTCGAAGGCCGTGGCCGGCGGAACACCGAACCTGCTGCCACCCAACGCCGGGTATCCGGAACTGCCCGCCAGCTCGCAGATGCAGTCGGCGATGCAGGGCATGAACGAGTACGAAGAGGAACTCGAGGAGCCCAAGCGCCCCGTGCGTCTTCCCCCGCCGCCCACCACGCCGGAACGTGAACAGGCTATGGCCACCGTGGACCAGCGTCCTGACGCTGCGGTTCGTGTCATGCGCGGCTGGCTTCGCTCGTGA
- the fliG gene encoding flagellar motor switch protein FliG, with amino-acid sequence MIALPRGGANSADKYSPDRLTGRQKVAIVCMAIGTEHAAKVTAGLHPEEAEIVALEMAQLDRVPPSVVDMVLAEWLELTLGVDSMSTGGVEFAKDVLEAAFGAAKAQQILKRIQGQLADSDRFGRLRRADPQQLGNTLRGEHPQTIALILAHLDPSHVAAILRELDPALGGDVMFRIAKMEKVSPEMISLVERAIGNEADLAFSQGMSSVGGPAAVAAVLNLVSTSLEKEVLDLVAEKDAHLSDQIKNLMFVFEDLSSLDDKSLQRLLREVDVKQLALALKAASPELKTKIMQTMSQRAVAGLKEEMEFLGPVKMRDVEAAQTDIVSKVRALEETGEIVLSAGTDDVII; translated from the coding sequence ATGATTGCTCTCCCTCGCGGTGGCGCAAACTCCGCCGACAAGTATTCCCCCGACCGCCTCACTGGTCGCCAGAAAGTGGCGATCGTGTGCATGGCGATCGGCACCGAGCATGCGGCCAAGGTCACGGCCGGCCTGCACCCCGAAGAGGCAGAGATCGTCGCGCTCGAGATGGCGCAGCTCGATCGCGTACCGCCTTCGGTCGTCGACATGGTGCTCGCCGAGTGGCTCGAGCTGACGCTCGGCGTGGATTCCATGAGCACCGGTGGTGTGGAGTTCGCCAAGGACGTGCTCGAAGCCGCATTCGGTGCGGCCAAGGCGCAGCAGATTCTCAAGCGTATTCAGGGGCAGCTCGCCGACAGCGATCGCTTTGGCCGGCTTCGTCGCGCCGACCCGCAGCAGCTCGGCAACACGCTGCGCGGTGAACACCCGCAGACGATCGCGCTCATTCTCGCCCACCTCGATCCAAGCCACGTCGCCGCCATTCTGCGCGAGCTCGATCCGGCGCTGGGCGGTGACGTAATGTTCCGCATCGCCAAGATGGAGAAGGTCTCGCCCGAGATGATCTCTCTAGTTGAGCGCGCGATCGGCAACGAAGCGGACCTCGCGTTTTCGCAAGGCATGTCCAGCGTTGGTGGTCCGGCAGCCGTGGCTGCAGTCCTCAACCTCGTCAGCACGTCGCTCGAGAAGGAAGTGCTCGACCTGGTGGCCGAGAAGGACGCGCACCTCAGCGATCAGATCAAGAACCTCATGTTCGTCTTCGAAGATCTCTCGTCGCTCGACGACAAGTCGCTACAGCGCCTGCTGCGCGAAGTGGACGTCAAGCAGCTCGCACTGGCCCTCAAGGCCGCGAGCCCCGAGCTCAAGACGAAGATCATGCAGACCATGTCGCAGCGCGCGGTCGCTGGCCTCAAGGAAGAGATGGAGTTCCTCGGCCCGGTCAAGATGCGCGATGTGGAAGCGGCTCAGACGGACATCGTATCGAAGGTACGCGCCCTCGAAGAGACCGGCGAGATCGTGCTGAGTGCCGGAACCGACGATGTCATCATCTGA
- a CDS encoding FliH/SctL family protein, with protein sequence MRATAWSLDEFAVADGFGEFTPAETRVPAQSPDDLEADFQARLAVERSRSEAAAYSRGRADGERAARAGVDEEIASAMALLSEALANVQLHEARWVSNAEENIAAIAVMVARHIVQREVNADPSFVRDVVQSAMAQYPLDQEITIRINPEDLHACRASIEEAGRREIRWISDASILRGGCLMEGRERIIDGRVDTALERAYRSLGGVQA encoded by the coding sequence ATGCGAGCAACTGCCTGGTCTCTCGACGAGTTCGCCGTGGCCGACGGCTTCGGCGAATTCACCCCCGCGGAAACGCGGGTACCGGCCCAGTCGCCAGACGACCTGGAAGCGGACTTCCAGGCGCGCCTCGCGGTCGAGCGGTCGCGCTCCGAAGCGGCAGCGTACAGCCGCGGCCGTGCCGATGGCGAACGTGCCGCCCGCGCCGGCGTGGACGAAGAAATCGCGTCGGCGATGGCGTTGCTCTCCGAGGCGCTCGCCAATGTGCAGCTGCACGAAGCGCGCTGGGTCAGCAATGCCGAAGAGAACATCGCCGCGATCGCGGTGATGGTGGCACGGCATATCGTGCAGCGCGAAGTGAATGCCGATCCGTCTTTCGTTCGTGACGTAGTGCAGAGCGCGATGGCGCAGTATCCGCTCGACCAGGAGATCACCATCCGCATCAACCCGGAAGATCTCCATGCCTGCCGCGCGTCCATAGAGGAAGCCGGTCGGCGTGAGATCCGCTGGATCAGTGATGCGTCGATCCTTCGTGGCGGGTGTCTGATGGAAGGACGCGAGCGCATCATCGACGGCCGCGTGGACACGGCGCTCGAGCGCGCCTATCGCAGTCTCGGTGGAGTGCAGGCGTGA
- a CDS encoding FliI/YscN family ATPase, translating to MLDAMQDRLARSERFGSYGRVTRVVGLVVEATGIDVGLGSLCRITSHSRERSVLAEVVGFNERSVLLMPLGELDGLHAGASVQPLGRTFGVDVGPGLLGRVLNGLGHPIDGKGKLDTVERVPLSAEPPNPLTRDTIDRPLETGVRAIDGLLTIGRGQRVGIFAGSGVGKSTMLGMIARNAQADVNVIALLGERGREVREFIENSLGEEGLARSVVIVATGDQAALVRARGALVATAIAEYFRDQGKQVLLMVDSVTRVAMAWREIGLATGEPPTTKGYPPSVFANLPRLLERAGNATTGGITGIYTVLVDGDDFNEPVADASRSILDGHIVLTRRLAAQNHFPAIDVLDSKSRVKDAITNEVQRRAGSAMLRLEAAYREKEDLIMVGAYQKGSDPYVDAAIIYRQRVLEFLQQRPDEMTPYGDTYSALAQIAEAIESSVRRRP from the coding sequence ATGCTCGACGCCATGCAGGACCGCCTCGCGCGCAGCGAGCGCTTCGGTTCGTACGGTCGTGTTACGCGCGTCGTCGGACTCGTGGTCGAAGCCACGGGCATCGATGTCGGACTCGGGTCACTATGCCGCATCACGAGCCACTCGCGCGAGCGGTCGGTGCTGGCCGAAGTGGTGGGATTCAACGAGCGAAGCGTGCTCCTCATGCCGCTCGGTGAACTCGACGGACTGCATGCCGGCGCCAGCGTTCAGCCGCTCGGTCGCACCTTCGGTGTTGATGTCGGCCCCGGACTGCTGGGTCGCGTGCTGAATGGCCTCGGTCATCCCATCGACGGCAAAGGCAAGCTCGATACCGTGGAGCGCGTGCCGCTCTCGGCCGAACCGCCCAATCCGCTCACGCGCGACACGATCGACCGTCCGCTCGAAACCGGTGTGCGCGCGATCGATGGACTGCTCACGATCGGCCGTGGTCAGCGCGTTGGAATCTTCGCCGGCTCCGGCGTGGGTAAGTCCACGATGCTCGGCATGATCGCGCGTAATGCGCAGGCCGATGTGAACGTGATCGCGCTGCTCGGTGAGCGCGGTCGTGAAGTCCGCGAGTTCATCGAGAACTCGCTGGGTGAAGAAGGACTTGCCCGTTCCGTCGTCATCGTGGCCACCGGCGATCAGGCTGCGCTCGTGCGCGCTCGCGGTGCGCTCGTGGCCACGGCGATCGCCGAGTACTTCCGCGATCAGGGCAAGCAAGTGCTGCTCATGGTGGACTCGGTCACGCGCGTGGCGATGGCTTGGCGTGAGATCGGTCTCGCCACCGGCGAGCCGCCCACCACGAAGGGCTATCCGCCCTCGGTCTTCGCCAACCTGCCGCGACTGCTCGAGCGCGCCGGCAACGCAACCACCGGTGGCATCACCGGCATCTACACCGTACTCGTCGACGGTGACGACTTCAACGAGCCGGTCGCCGACGCGTCACGCTCGATTCTCGACGGCCACATCGTGCTCACCCGTCGCCTCGCGGCACAGAATCACTTCCCGGCCATCGACGTGCTCGACTCGAAGAGCCGCGTGAAAGATGCGATCACGAATGAAGTGCAGCGGCGTGCCGGTAGCGCGATGCTGCGACTCGAGGCGGCGTATCGCGAGAAAGAAGACCTGATCATGGTCGGCGCGTATCAGAAGGGGAGCGATCCCTACGTGGACGCCGCGATCATCTATCGGCAGCGCGTGCTCGAGTTCCTGCAGCAGCGTCCCGACGAAATGACACCATATGGCGACACGTACAGCGCGCTCGCCCAGATCGCCGAGGCTATTGAGTCGTCGGTGCGGAGACGCCCGTGA
- the fliJ gene encoding flagellar export protein FliJ, which produces MQRILELREQHEQAKARALAGARDSADAAHRAKDEIANLRDHSKQQITTTANNGPRIGHLHQLGFVLASLDERVLLAADAAKLADIDVQKAQGMLEEAARDRRVLDRLKSRHADTWRAESAHKDRVAMDEIALAQFSRKAGLNAADDAASSNTPIDGSHS; this is translated from the coding sequence TTGCAGCGCATCCTCGAATTGCGCGAGCAGCACGAGCAGGCAAAGGCGCGCGCATTGGCCGGTGCACGCGACAGTGCGGATGCGGCGCATCGCGCGAAGGACGAGATCGCGAACCTGCGCGATCACAGTAAGCAGCAGATCACGACCACCGCGAACAATGGCCCGCGTATCGGCCATCTCCATCAGCTCGGATTTGTGCTCGCATCGCTCGACGAACGGGTGCTTTTGGCCGCTGATGCGGCAAAGCTTGCCGATATAGACGTGCAAAAAGCGCAGGGAATGCTCGAAGAAGCGGCCCGCGACCGACGCGTGCTCGATCGCCTAAAGTCGCGCCACGCCGACACTTGGCGTGCTGAGAGCGCTCACAAGGACCGAGTCGCTATGGACGAGATCGCTCTGGCGCAGTTCTCGCGTAAAGCAGGGCTGAATGCGGCGGATGACGCCGCGAGCAGCAACACCCCCATTGATGGTTCGCATTCATGA
- a CDS encoding MotE family protein: protein MKQLIIPIVIGLLAGLGGGTGYSYMKTSAKYTADSTHMADSLKAHPPADSTDADSTHGEAAAHDSVPADSTAHGMDAPGAHEAAAPMTPADSIRLLDATRRDLKDVSAKPAPGKAVDTHAAPAKATPDAHATPSLKSQTQSAPDAKSTTASAANVVKEARDAAMSTALPEQRLAKIFSAMAAKDAAKVLDQMTDGDVRTILGMMNDRQAAAILTSMSASRAAAITKGGSKAPGGSL from the coding sequence ATGAAGCAGCTGATCATCCCGATCGTGATAGGACTCCTGGCCGGCCTCGGTGGCGGCACGGGGTACTCGTACATGAAGACCTCGGCGAAGTACACGGCCGACTCCACGCACATGGCAGATAGCCTCAAGGCCCATCCGCCGGCTGACTCGACCGACGCGGATTCGACGCATGGCGAAGCGGCAGCGCATGACAGCGTGCCTGCCGACAGCACCGCGCATGGTATGGACGCGCCGGGCGCACACGAAGCCGCCGCACCGATGACGCCGGCCGACAGCATTCGCTTGTTGGACGCGACACGCCGCGACCTGAAGGACGTGTCGGCAAAGCCGGCTCCGGGCAAAGCCGTCGATACGCACGCCGCGCCCGCGAAGGCGACCCCCGATGCGCACGCGACGCCGAGCCTGAAGTCGCAGACGCAGTCGGCGCCCGACGCGAAGTCCACCACCGCGTCTGCTGCCAACGTCGTCAAGGAAGCGCGTGATGCCGCGATGAGCACCGCGCTCCCCGAGCAGCGGCTGGCCAAGATCTTCTCGGCGATGGCCGCGAAGGACGCCGCCAAGGTCCTCGACCAGATGACCGACGGCGATGTCCGCACGATTCTCGGCATGATGAACGACCGCCAGGCGGCCGCCATCCTCACGTCGATGTCCGCATCTCGTGCCGCCGCCATCACGAAGGGTGGCAGCAAGGCCCCCGGAGGATCGCTATGA